In one window of Paraflavitalea soli DNA:
- a CDS encoding (4Fe-4S)-binding protein → MEKKYTNNEVTVVWKPEQCIHSKICWHNLKEVFDPTKRPWVNIQGASTERIIDQVRHCPSGALSYYMNNAAETTKDPVAEAAQILKVEVTPRGPYIINTECVILHADGREEVKKGTVALCRCGSSNNKPYCDGRHNEIDFEG, encoded by the coding sequence GTGGAAAAGAAATACACCAACAACGAAGTGACCGTAGTCTGGAAGCCTGAGCAATGTATCCATTCAAAAATATGCTGGCACAACCTCAAAGAGGTATTTGATCCCACCAAACGCCCCTGGGTCAACATACAAGGCGCCTCTACGGAGCGCATCATCGACCAGGTACGCCATTGCCCCAGCGGTGCATTGAGCTATTACATGAACAATGCGGCCGAAACCACCAAAGATCCCGTAGCAGAAGCCGCCCAAATTCTAAAAGTGGAAGTCACCCCCAGGGGGCCGTATATCATTAATACAGAGTGCGTCATTCTCCATGCAGATGGCCGCGAAGAAGTGAAGAAAGGCACCGTTGCCTTGTGTCGCTGCGGCTCCTCCAACAACAAACCTTACTGCGATGGCAGGCACAATGAAATAGACTTTGAGGGGTAA
- the gpmI gene encoding 2,3-bisphosphoglycerate-independent phosphoglycerate mutase: MASTKAILVIMDGWGLGKVKSADAIQNAHVPFVSSLYAKYPNTTLVTCGEDVGLPDGQMGNSEVGHLNLGAGRIVYQELQRINVAVRDGSFDKNPELLNSIQYALDNKKPLHLLGLVSDGGVHSHTLHLKAIVSLAAKMGLKEVYIHAFTDGRDTDPKSGLGYLKSLQEHLNQTTGKIATVSGRYYAMDRDKRWERVKLAYDALVNGVGEKATDGLAAVEQAYAHNITDEFIKPTVILGADQQPLASIKDGDVAICFNFRTDRCREITQVLTQTDMPDQGMKKLSLHYTTMTDYDKTFKDVHVVFENDNLNNTLGEMLAKDGKTQIRIAETEKYPHVSFFFSGGREVPFEGERRIMIPSPKVATYDLQPEMSAIELTDAIVPEIEKESVDFICLNYANADMVGHTGVFEAAIKAVQTVDKCVERVVTAALAHGYTVFLTADHGNADFMINGDGTPNTAHTLNLVPLFIIDKDWKGTVKPGKLGDIAPTILTKMGLPIPAEMTGNVLI; this comes from the coding sequence ATGGCAAGTACCAAAGCAATTTTAGTAATTATGGATGGCTGGGGCCTCGGTAAAGTAAAGAGTGCCGATGCTATCCAGAATGCCCATGTTCCGTTTGTAAGCTCCCTGTATGCAAAATACCCAAATACCACCCTCGTTACCTGCGGCGAAGACGTAGGTTTACCCGATGGCCAGATGGGCAACAGCGAAGTTGGTCACCTCAACCTGGGCGCCGGCCGTATTGTGTACCAGGAACTCCAACGCATCAATGTGGCCGTACGTGATGGCTCATTTGATAAGAATCCTGAACTGTTAAATTCCATACAATATGCCCTGGACAATAAAAAGCCCCTCCACCTCCTGGGCCTGGTAAGTGATGGCGGCGTCCATTCCCATACCCTTCACCTCAAAGCCATCGTGTCCCTGGCCGCTAAAATGGGACTGAAAGAAGTCTATATCCATGCTTTCACCGATGGACGCGATACCGACCCCAAAAGCGGGCTGGGGTACTTAAAGTCCCTGCAGGAACACCTCAACCAAACCACCGGTAAAATAGCCACCGTAAGCGGCCGCTATTATGCCATGGACCGCGATAAACGCTGGGAGCGCGTTAAACTGGCTTATGATGCCCTGGTAAACGGCGTAGGTGAAAAAGCTACCGATGGCCTTGCCGCCGTTGAACAGGCCTATGCCCACAATATTACCGATGAGTTCATCAAGCCTACCGTCATCCTGGGGGCCGACCAGCAACCCCTGGCCTCCATCAAAGACGGAGATGTAGCCATCTGTTTTAATTTCCGTACCGACCGTTGCCGCGAAATAACACAGGTGCTCACCCAAACCGACATGCCCGACCAGGGAATGAAAAAGCTGTCGCTTCATTATACCACCATGACCGATTATGACAAAACCTTCAAGGACGTACACGTGGTGTTTGAAAATGACAACCTCAACAATACCCTCGGTGAAATGCTGGCCAAAGACGGAAAGACACAGATACGCATCGCCGAAACAGAAAAATACCCCCACGTATCTTTCTTCTTCAGCGGTGGCCGCGAAGTGCCTTTCGAGGGAGAACGTCGCATCATGATCCCTTCTCCCAAAGTAGCCACTTATGACCTCCAGCCCGAAATGAGCGCCATTGAACTCACCGATGCCATTGTTCCCGAAATAGAAAAAGAAAGCGTCGACTTCATTTGCCTTAATTACGCCAATGCCGACATGGTAGGCCATACCGGCGTTTTCGAGGCCGCTATCAAGGCCGTGCAAACCGTAGACAAATGCGTGGAAAGGGTCGTCACCGCCGCCCTGGCCCACGGCTACACCGTGTTCCTGACTGCCGACCATGGCAATGCCGACTTCATGATCAATGGAGATGGCACCCCTAATACCGCTCACACACTCAACCTGGTGCCCCTTTTCATCATCGACAAAGACTGGAAAGGAACCGTAAAGCCCGGCAAACTGGGCGATATAGCACCCACCATCTTAACCAAAATGGGCCTCCCCATTCCGGCAGAAATGACCGGTAACGTATTGATCTAA
- the uvrC gene encoding excinuclease ABC subunit UvrC, with amino-acid sequence MTAQEFQNIAHTIPVNPGIYKYYDAQNTLLYVGKAKSLRKRVSSYFVKTFTSYKTHELVQRIHHIEFTIVDSEQDAFLLENSLIKQFQPRFNINLKDDKTYPYIVIKKEPFPRIFLTRTVIADGSEYLGPFTSVGRVRELIAFIRNNIPLRTCKLNLTDNNIQKKKFKVCLEYHLGNCKGPCEGLQTAEDYRDGLQQIRNILKGNLNPVIHHFKEEMKAAAANLAFEKAEIIRKKLDHLEQYQARSIITTNRLTNVDVFSLLRDGDQAYVNYLMVENGTIVQTHTSQLETHLDEPDEEVLSFAIAQLRGTFNSLSQEIIVPFELDYSEPNVLLTIPKGGDKRKLLELSEKNVNYFQEELKRKKILRLEGKDDAERKEVLYQLQEDLQLPLAPIHIECFDNSNFQGSYPVSAMVCFKDGIPSKKDYRHYNVKTVQGINDFATMKEVVYRRYKRLQDENQSFPQLVIIDGGKGQLGAALESIEELGLQGTMTLVGLAKNEEEIFFPGDQESVKLPYNSESLKLIRRIRDEVHRFGITFHRQKRSKGTFKNELEQIKGIGKNTADQLLKEFKSVKRIKELSEEELSKAVGASKAKLIRDHFTGTSQPTDIPPLAPGT; translated from the coding sequence ATGACGGCACAGGAATTTCAAAATATTGCACATACCATCCCGGTCAACCCCGGCATTTACAAATACTACGATGCACAGAATACCCTCTTATACGTGGGTAAAGCCAAAAGCCTGCGCAAAAGAGTAAGCTCCTACTTTGTAAAGACCTTCACGTCTTACAAAACACATGAGCTGGTCCAGCGCATCCACCACATCGAGTTTACCATTGTAGATTCCGAACAGGATGCCTTTTTGCTCGAAAACTCCCTGATCAAGCAGTTCCAGCCACGGTTCAACATCAACCTCAAAGACGATAAGACCTATCCCTATATCGTCATCAAGAAAGAGCCTTTCCCCCGTATCTTCCTTACCCGCACCGTCATAGCCGACGGCTCGGAATACCTGGGGCCTTTCACCTCCGTAGGCAGGGTGCGGGAATTGATAGCCTTTATCCGCAACAATATTCCCCTGCGCACCTGCAAGCTCAACCTGACCGACAACAATATACAGAAGAAGAAATTTAAGGTTTGCCTGGAATACCACCTCGGCAATTGCAAAGGCCCCTGTGAAGGATTACAAACGGCAGAAGATTATCGTGATGGCCTGCAACAGATCCGGAACATACTCAAAGGAAACCTCAACCCCGTCATACATCACTTTAAGGAGGAAATGAAAGCCGCTGCAGCCAACCTGGCCTTTGAAAAAGCAGAGATCATCCGCAAAAAGCTGGATCACCTCGAACAATACCAGGCCAGGTCCATCATTACCACCAACCGTCTTACCAATGTGGATGTCTTCTCCCTCCTGCGTGATGGAGACCAGGCCTATGTCAATTACCTGATGGTCGAGAACGGCACCATCGTGCAAACCCATACCTCCCAGCTCGAAACACACCTCGATGAGCCGGATGAAGAAGTATTATCCTTTGCCATCGCACAGCTCCGTGGCACCTTTAACAGCCTCTCCCAGGAGATCATTGTGCCGTTTGAATTGGATTATTCCGAACCCAATGTCCTGCTCACCATTCCCAAAGGAGGTGATAAAAGGAAGCTGCTCGAATTGTCCGAGAAGAATGTCAATTACTTCCAGGAAGAACTGAAAAGGAAAAAGATACTCAGGCTGGAAGGCAAGGACGATGCAGAACGCAAGGAAGTACTGTACCAGTTGCAGGAAGATCTGCAGTTGCCCCTGGCGCCCATCCATATTGAATGCTTCGATAACTCCAACTTCCAGGGCAGTTATCCTGTATCAGCCATGGTATGCTTCAAAGACGGCATTCCCAGTAAAAAAGACTACCGCCATTATAATGTAAAGACTGTACAGGGTATCAACGACTTTGCCACTATGAAAGAGGTCGTTTACCGCCGTTACAAAAGACTGCAGGATGAAAATCAGAGCTTCCCCCAGTTGGTGATCATCGATGGTGGTAAAGGCCAGCTAGGCGCTGCCCTGGAAAGTATTGAAGAGCTGGGCTTACAGGGTACCATGACCCTGGTAGGACTGGCCAAAAATGAAGAGGAGATCTTCTTCCCCGGAGACCAGGAATCCGTAAAGCTTCCTTACAACAGTGAAAGCCTGAAACTGATACGCCGTATCCGCGATGAGGTACACCGCTTTGGCATTACCTTCCACCGGCAGAAACGCAGCAAAGGCACTTTTAAAAATGAACTGGAGCAGATCAAAGGGATCGGCAAGAATACCGCCGATCAGTTGCTCAAAGAATTTAAGTCAGTAAAACGTATTAAGGAGCTGTCTGAAGAAGAATTGTCAAAAGCAGTAGGCGCCTCCAAGGCCAAACTCATCCGGGATCACTTTACCGGGACCAGTCAACCCACTGATATTCCTCCGCTGGCACCTGGCACTTAG
- the mreC gene encoding rod shape-determining protein MreC: protein MRNIFLFIRRYFNFLFFMVMQLVALYILFHYNRFHEAAFMGVANEVTGRINEKYNNIEYYFKLKKTNEALVKENEQLRNQLRENFEAPDTTLRTVQDTIAYDTLGHYRKYFFRAAKVINNSVNFQNNYFTIHRGEKQGIRKDMGVISPSGVAGTVIFTSENMAVVMSLLHSQSRQSAKLKKSGETGQVLWDGKNPAYLTMINLPKSMQVTKGDTIVTSQYSSRFPQGVMIGTVAEIVDDKSSNFYTLRLKTATDFYNLEHTVVVENLQKDEQKKLEEKIKTNE from the coding sequence GTGCGTAATATTTTTCTCTTCATCAGAAGGTACTTTAACTTCCTGTTCTTCATGGTGATGCAACTGGTGGCATTGTATATCCTGTTTCACTACAATCGCTTCCACGAAGCAGCCTTTATGGGTGTAGCCAACGAGGTAACAGGCCGTATCAATGAAAAGTACAACAACATTGAGTACTATTTTAAACTCAAAAAGACCAACGAAGCCCTGGTAAAGGAAAATGAACAACTCCGCAACCAACTGCGTGAGAACTTCGAAGCTCCCGATACTACCCTCCGCACAGTTCAGGACACCATTGCTTATGACACCCTGGGCCATTACCGGAAATACTTCTTCCGGGCAGCCAAAGTGATCAATAACTCCGTCAACTTCCAGAACAACTATTTCACCATCCACCGCGGAGAAAAACAAGGCATCCGGAAAGATATGGGCGTAATCAGCCCCTCAGGAGTCGCCGGCACCGTCATTTTCACCAGCGAAAATATGGCCGTGGTCATGAGTCTCCTGCACAGCCAAAGCCGCCAGAGCGCCAAACTCAAGAAAAGCGGTGAAACAGGCCAGGTCCTTTGGGATGGGAAAAACCCTGCCTACCTCACCATGATCAACCTGCCCAAAAGCATGCAGGTTACCAAAGGTGATACCATCGTCACCAGCCAGTATTCCAGCCGCTTCCCCCAAGGCGTGATGATCGGCACCGTAGCAGAAATAGTGGATGACAAATCAAGCAATTTCTATACACTCAGGTTGAAAACAGCCACCGATTTCTATAACTTAGAGCATACCGTGGTCGTTGAAAACCTGCAAAAAGACGAACAGAAAAAGCTGGAGGAGAAAATAAAAACCAATGAGTGA
- a CDS encoding translation initiation factor, translating into MSKKNKPDTKGFVYSTDPNFRFEEEEQASQATLAPAQQLLKVRLDTKNRGGKAVTLVQGFVGTDEDLEELGKKIKNYCGTGGAVKDWEVIIQGDQRDKVMQWMQKNGYVKAKKL; encoded by the coding sequence ATGAGTAAAAAGAATAAACCCGATACCAAAGGATTTGTATACAGTACGGACCCCAATTTCCGGTTTGAGGAAGAAGAGCAGGCATCACAGGCTACCCTGGCGCCTGCGCAGCAATTACTGAAAGTACGACTGGATACTAAAAACCGGGGCGGTAAAGCGGTGACGCTGGTGCAGGGATTTGTGGGCACGGATGAAGACCTGGAAGAGTTGGGCAAGAAGATCAAGAATTATTGCGGTACGGGGGGAGCAGTAAAGGATTGGGAGGTGATCATACAAGGTGATCAGCGTGATAAAGTGATGCAATGGATGCAGAAGAATGGTTATGTGAAGGCGAAGAAGCTGTAG
- a CDS encoding DUF4783 domain-containing protein produces MKKQLRLATIVLSLFLVSFTSYYYSIDDVVTAMRSGNANQLSRYFDTRVDISMPGKSDNYSKSQAEMILKDFFTSNKVKNFQIKHRGENKDGSLFCVGTLQTSNGNYRTKFFMKQKGEQQVVQEMGFELVE; encoded by the coding sequence ATGAAAAAGCAACTGAGGCTGGCGACAATAGTCCTTTCGCTATTCCTGGTCTCATTCACTTCTTACTATTACTCCATTGATGATGTTGTAACTGCGATGCGCAGCGGTAACGCCAATCAGTTGTCAAGGTATTTTGACACCAGGGTTGATATTTCCATGCCCGGAAAAAGTGATAATTACAGCAAAAGTCAGGCTGAGATGATCCTGAAAGATTTTTTCACCAGCAACAAGGTGAAGAACTTCCAGATCAAACACCGGGGTGAGAATAAGGACGGATCATTGTTTTGCGTGGGTACTTTGCAAACCAGCAATGGTAATTATCGTACAAAATTCTTTATGAAGCAGAAGGGAGAGCAACAGGTAGTACAGGAAATGGGCTTCGAACTGGTTGAATAA
- a CDS encoding RNA polymerase sigma factor, producing the protein MPFIKIDLHYFSTVRSFYCWKLSKLQGNQTVYMTEDAILQGCLQNNTTAQRELYQRYSPKMLSVCYRFAHNREDAEDMLQEGFIKVFSQIHTFQNKGAFEGWIRRIIVHTCINHLKKNKKFNESVDIIHATTIQVREESVPSIVQAKQVVECIRLLPIGYRTVLNLYAVEGYSHKEIAEMLDIEESTSRSQYTRARQMLEDILVKKKIIQKPKEKISWLGMAAGQ; encoded by the coding sequence ATGCCTTTCATCAAAATTGATCTGCATTATTTTTCCACGGTACGCAGCTTTTACTGCTGGAAATTGTCTAAATTACAGGGCAACCAAACGGTTTATATGACCGAAGACGCCATTTTACAAGGCTGTTTACAAAACAATACAACTGCCCAACGGGAATTGTACCAGCGGTACAGCCCCAAGATGTTGTCTGTTTGTTACAGGTTTGCCCACAATCGGGAAGATGCAGAGGATATGTTGCAGGAAGGTTTTATCAAAGTATTTTCACAAATACACACCTTCCAGAATAAAGGAGCTTTTGAAGGCTGGATACGCCGCATCATCGTTCACACCTGCATCAACCACCTAAAGAAAAACAAGAAGTTTAATGAAAGCGTGGACATTATTCACGCTACCACTATTCAGGTTCGGGAAGAGTCCGTTCCTTCAATAGTTCAGGCTAAACAGGTAGTTGAATGCATACGCCTGTTGCCAATTGGATACAGAACCGTGTTGAACCTGTACGCCGTAGAAGGGTATTCACACAAAGAAATAGCAGAAATGCTCGACATAGAAGAAAGTACCAGCCGCTCACAATACACAAGAGCCAGACAAATGCTGGAAGATATACTGGTTAAAAAGAAGATCATCCAAAAGCCAAAAGAAAAGATCAGCTGGCTTGGTATGGCCGCGGGACAGTGA
- a CDS encoding rod shape-determining protein, which produces MGLFNFFTQEIAIDLGTANTLIIHNDEVVVNEPSIVALDRNNPKTVLAVGKRALMMHEKTHESIRTVRPLKDGVIADFNAAELMIREMIKMIYPKKPLFPPSWRMMICIPSSITEVEKRAVRDSAEQAGAKEVYLLHEPMAAALGIGIDVEEPVGNMIIDIGGGTTGITVIALAGIVCDQSIRIAGDEFTADIMEALRRYHSLLIGERTAEQIKINIGAAMKDLDNPPDDIPVNGRDLVTGIPKQIMVSYQEIAEALDKSIFKIEEAILKALEMTPPELAADIYRRGLYLTGGGALLRGLDKRLSQKIKLPVHVADDPLKSVVRGTGLALKNYEHYPFVMR; this is translated from the coding sequence ATGGGCTTATTCAATTTTTTCACCCAGGAGATTGCCATAGACCTGGGTACTGCCAATACCCTCATTATCCATAACGATGAAGTAGTAGTGAATGAACCAAGCATCGTTGCCCTGGATCGAAATAACCCCAAAACCGTACTGGCTGTAGGTAAGCGTGCCTTAATGATGCACGAGAAGACGCATGAAAGTATCCGCACGGTTCGCCCATTGAAGGATGGTGTAATTGCCGATTTTAATGCCGCAGAGCTCATGATACGGGAGATGATCAAAATGATCTATCCCAAAAAACCTTTGTTCCCACCCAGCTGGAGAATGATGATCTGCATCCCTTCCAGCATTACTGAAGTAGAAAAACGTGCTGTTCGTGACAGTGCGGAACAGGCTGGCGCCAAAGAAGTATACCTCTTACACGAGCCGATGGCAGCGGCACTGGGTATCGGCATCGACGTAGAAGAACCCGTTGGTAACATGATCATCGATATCGGCGGTGGTACCACCGGTATTACCGTAATAGCCCTGGCAGGTATCGTTTGTGACCAAAGTATCCGTATCGCCGGTGATGAATTCACCGCCGACATTATGGAAGCTTTGCGCCGCTACCATAGCCTCCTCATCGGAGAACGTACTGCCGAGCAGATCAAGATCAACATCGGAGCTGCGATGAAAGACCTGGACAACCCACCCGATGATATTCCTGTTAACGGACGTGACCTCGTAACCGGTATCCCCAAACAGATCATGGTCAGCTACCAGGAAATTGCCGAAGCACTGGATAAAAGCATCTTTAAGATCGAAGAAGCCATCCTGAAAGCGCTGGAAATGACACCGCCCGAGCTCGCAGCCGACATCTATCGCCGCGGCCTGTATCTTACCGGTGGCGGCGCCTTACTGCGTGGACTGGATAAAAGGCTCAGTCAAAAGATCAAGTTACCCGTACATGTGGCCGATGACCCCCTGAAGAGTGTTGTACGCGGTACAGGATTGGCTTTAAAGAACTATGAGCATTATCCCTTCGTGATGCGCTAA
- the nadC gene encoding carboxylating nicotinate-nucleotide diphosphorylase translates to MLTFDEQLNILIRSALAEDIGDGDHSTLSCIPADARGKAVLKIKQDGILAGMEVAAAIFQYKEPSAIFTPFKKDGDGMQYGETAFEVVASVYTILQCERLVLNCMQRMSGIATLTHTYSDKIKGYHTKVLDTRKTTPNFRVLEKDAVRIGGGHNHRMGLYDMIMLKDNHIDYCGGLEKAIELAWQYVQQVNPGLKIEVETRSLDEVKRVMTFGKVDRIMLDNFSPEQLAEALKVIEGKIETEASGGINLDNIEAYARTGVDYVSVGALIHQAKSLDLSLKAVVL, encoded by the coding sequence ATGTTAACTTTTGACGAACAACTGAATATACTGATCAGGTCTGCGCTGGCAGAAGATATTGGTGACGGCGATCATTCTACTTTGAGTTGTATACCGGCAGATGCGCGGGGGAAGGCGGTATTGAAGATCAAGCAGGATGGTATCCTGGCGGGGATGGAAGTGGCTGCGGCCATTTTTCAGTATAAAGAGCCTTCGGCGATATTTACTCCTTTTAAAAAAGATGGGGATGGCATGCAGTATGGCGAAACGGCATTTGAAGTGGTCGCTTCTGTGTATACTATTCTGCAATGCGAGCGGCTGGTGTTGAATTGCATGCAGCGCATGAGCGGCATTGCCACGCTTACACATACGTATAGTGATAAGATCAAAGGGTACCATACCAAGGTATTGGATACGCGGAAAACAACGCCTAATTTCCGGGTGCTGGAAAAAGATGCGGTGCGCATTGGCGGCGGACACAATCACCGCATGGGATTGTATGATATGATCATGCTGAAGGATAACCATATTGATTACTGCGGCGGGTTGGAGAAAGCGATTGAACTGGCCTGGCAATATGTACAACAGGTAAATCCTGGGTTGAAAATTGAAGTGGAAACGCGTAGTCTGGACGAAGTAAAAAGGGTGATGACCTTTGGAAAGGTAGACCGTATCATGCTGGATAATTTCAGCCCCGAGCAATTGGCGGAAGCTTTGAAGGTCATTGAGGGTAAAATAGAAACGGAAGCCAGCGGGGGCATCAACCTCGATAATATTGAAGCTTATGCCAGGACGGGGGTTGATTATGTGAGTGTGGGTGCGCTGATACACCAGGCGAAGAGTTTGGACCTGAGTTTGAAGGCGGTGGTGTTGTAG
- a CDS encoding RNA polymerase sigma factor — protein MAVTTQDSELLILFRDPATKESAYTSIIRKYQEKLYWHVRRMVIEHEDANDVLQNVFIRVWNALENFREDSQLYTWLYRIATNECLTFLEQQKKRASVPLGDVESGLENKIKADKDFDANKLEWKLQLAIQQLPEKQRIVFGLRYYDEMPYEEMAKVLETSEGALKASYHHAVKKIEDYILNH, from the coding sequence ATGGCGGTTACCACTCAAGACAGTGAGTTGCTGATCCTATTTCGTGATCCTGCCACCAAAGAAAGTGCCTATACATCCATTATCAGGAAGTACCAGGAAAAGTTATACTGGCATGTTCGCCGTATGGTGATCGAACATGAAGATGCCAATGATGTGCTGCAAAATGTGTTCATCCGTGTTTGGAACGCGCTGGAGAATTTCAGGGAAGATTCGCAGTTGTATACCTGGCTTTACCGGATTGCAACGAATGAATGTCTTACTTTCCTGGAGCAACAGAAAAAGCGGGCATCTGTGCCACTGGGAGATGTAGAAAGCGGCCTCGAAAACAAGATCAAGGCGGATAAGGATTTTGATGCCAATAAACTGGAATGGAAGCTGCAGTTGGCTATCCAGCAACTGCCTGAAAAGCAGAGAATTGTATTTGGATTAAGGTATTATGACGAGATGCCTTATGAAGAAATGGCCAAGGTATTGGAAACCTCAGAAGGGGCATTGAAAGCCTCTTACCACCATGCGGTAAAAAAAATTGAGGATTATATACTGAACCATTAA
- a CDS encoding NADP-dependent isocitrate dehydrogenase, giving the protein MKIAVAKGDGIGPEIMEAVLKIFEANKVPLEYEVVDMGKWVFDKGFSNGMTPEAQQTIESLGMLFKGPMETPKGKGVKSVNVTARKTWNTFANKRVFQTLHGVDTVFSKAGIPIDITVVRENIEDTYGGIEHMLTHDVALSRRFITRPGSMQVIRYAFEMAKQKKAKRISCGHKANIMKLTDGLFLDCFYEVAKEYPELKADDIIVDDLCMKLVTRPDTFDVVVLTNLQGDIVSDLCAGLVGGLGFAPSANVGDHISIFEAVHGTAPDIAGKNIANPTALLLSGISMLQHLGLTENAAIIENALLYTLESGVHTGDFGDKSKASVNTTEFANAIIGNFGKQPAHNPKPVFPNQPGTPTPFKLKENAMMESKEVGNENIVGVDMFIESNEQPLAIATKCQRHAGVKFKLVNISNRGTQVWPTGSVYTNLVNVYNVRFESLDGEPLNQQDILGLYVSLSGNFKIASSELLNMWGDKKAYSVAAGQ; this is encoded by the coding sequence ATGAAAATAGCAGTCGCGAAAGGTGATGGTATCGGACCCGAGATCATGGAAGCCGTATTGAAGATCTTTGAAGCCAACAAAGTACCCCTGGAGTATGAAGTGGTTGATATGGGTAAATGGGTATTCGATAAAGGTTTTTCCAACGGTATGACTCCCGAAGCCCAGCAAACCATCGAAAGCCTGGGTATGCTCTTCAAAGGTCCCATGGAAACACCCAAAGGAAAAGGCGTTAAAAGTGTAAACGTTACCGCCCGCAAAACCTGGAACACCTTTGCCAATAAAAGGGTATTCCAAACCCTCCACGGTGTAGATACCGTTTTCTCCAAAGCAGGCATTCCCATCGACATTACTGTAGTGCGCGAGAACATTGAAGATACTTATGGTGGCATCGAACACATGCTCACCCATGATGTGGCCCTTAGCCGCCGCTTCATTACCAGGCCCGGTTCCATGCAGGTGATCCGTTACGCTTTTGAAATGGCTAAACAGAAGAAAGCAAAACGTATCAGCTGTGGTCACAAAGCCAACATCATGAAACTGACCGACGGTTTATTCCTCGATTGCTTCTATGAAGTAGCCAAAGAATATCCCGAACTGAAAGCCGATGATATTATTGTGGACGACCTCTGTATGAAGCTCGTTACCCGTCCCGATACGTTCGATGTGGTAGTGCTCACCAACCTGCAGGGCGATATCGTTTCTGATCTTTGTGCAGGACTCGTAGGTGGATTGGGATTTGCTCCTTCCGCCAACGTAGGTGATCACATTTCTATCTTTGAAGCCGTACACGGTACTGCACCGGATATTGCCGGCAAGAACATTGCCAATCCTACCGCATTATTGTTGAGCGGCATATCCATGTTGCAACACCTGGGCCTCACAGAAAATGCAGCCATCATAGAAAACGCTTTATTGTACACCCTCGAAAGCGGCGTACACACCGGCGATTTTGGCGATAAATCAAAAGCATCAGTCAACACCACTGAGTTTGCCAATGCCATCATCGGCAACTTTGGCAAACAGCCGGCGCACAATCCCAAGCCCGTTTTCCCCAACCAGCCTGGCACCCCTACTCCTTTTAAGCTGAAGGAAAATGCCATGATGGAATCCAAAGAAGTAGGTAATGAAAATATTGTGGGTGTGGACATGTTCATTGAAAGCAATGAGCAGCCACTGGCCATTGCTACCAAATGCCAGCGCCATGCAGGTGTTAAATTCAAGCTTGTCAACATCAGCAACCGCGGTACCCAGGTATGGCCTACAGGTTCTGTATACACCAACCTCGTAAACGTGTACAATGTGCGGTTCGAATCACTCGACGGAGAGCCCCTCAATCAGCAGGATATCCTCGGCTTGTATGTGAGCCTCAGTGGCAACTTCAAGATAGCCTCTTCCGAGTTGCTCAACATGTGGGGCGATAAGAAAGCTTATAGCGTGGCAGCAGGACAATAG
- the apaG gene encoding Co2+/Mg2+ efflux protein ApaG, with protein sequence MVSKISEGIEISVETFYQPDYSNPVSGEYMFAYRITIENHNNFPVKLHRRHWYIVDSNGSNREVEGEGVVGVQPSLQPGERYQYVSGCNLRSEMGKMYGTYLMENLHSKSQFDVNIPVFEMIVPFKMN encoded by the coding sequence ATGGTATCTAAAATCTCCGAGGGAATTGAGATCAGTGTAGAAACTTTCTACCAGCCGGATTACTCCAATCCGGTATCCGGAGAGTATATGTTTGCCTATCGTATTACCATTGAGAATCATAATAATTTCCCTGTAAAACTGCATCGCCGGCATTGGTATATCGTGGACAGTAATGGCAGCAACCGCGAAGTGGAAGGGGAAGGTGTGGTAGGTGTTCAGCCCTCTCTCCAGCCGGGCGAACGGTACCAGTATGTAAGTGGCTGCAACCTCCGCAGCGAAATGGGTAAAATGTATGGTACCTACCTCATGGAAAACCTGCACAGCAAATCACAGTTTGATGTGAACATTCCCGTATTTGAGATGATCGTTCCTTTTAAAATGAATTAA